In Nitrosophilus alvini, the following are encoded in one genomic region:
- a CDS encoding DNA-processing protein DprA, producing MHTIEAEAIEELKRIRNLKKLYYIGDLRLLKRRKVSIVGSRRPTLYAKEKTFELSSALARRGVAVVSGAAMGVDAAAHRGAGAANTIAVVAGGLDIKYPSINRNLIQSIEEKGLVISRFEPGFRPAKWSFVVRNEIVVALGEVLVITEADMGSGSIRSAEYALKAGKKIYVLPHKIDNSKGTNRLLKESLAEPIYDIEEFADMFGNMCEDSKNDEFLEFCRKNPTFEEALQKFGERVFEAELEGDIEIKHGKVFLIFA from the coding sequence TTGCATACAATTGAGGCTGAAGCGATTGAAGAGCTCAAAAGGATCAGAAATCTCAAAAAACTCTATTATATTGGAGATTTGAGGCTTTTGAAGAGGAGAAAAGTCTCAATAGTGGGCAGTAGAAGGCCCACTTTGTATGCGAAAGAAAAAACTTTTGAGTTATCTTCCGCTCTTGCAAGAAGAGGTGTTGCAGTGGTAAGCGGTGCGGCCATGGGTGTGGATGCTGCAGCACACAGAGGGGCAGGTGCGGCAAATACTATAGCTGTGGTTGCGGGCGGGCTTGATATAAAATATCCTTCGATAAATAGAAATCTTATACAGAGTATTGAAGAAAAAGGACTTGTAATCAGCCGTTTTGAGCCTGGTTTCAGACCCGCAAAATGGAGTTTTGTCGTCAGAAACGAGATAGTTGTGGCTCTTGGGGAAGTTCTTGTTATAACAGAGGCAGATATGGGCAGCGGCTCCATAAGAAGTGCAGAGTATGCTTTGAAAGCCGGCAAAAAGATATATGTCCTTCCTCATAAAATAGATAATAGTAAAGGTACTAATAGACTTTTAAAAGAGAGTCTAGCAGAGCCGATATACGATATAGAGGAGTTTGCCGACATGTTTGGAAATATGTGCGAAGATAGCAAAAATGATGAATTTTTGGAGTTTTGCAGAAAAAATCCCACTTTCGAAGAAGCTTTGCAGAAGTTCGGTGAAAGGGTTTTTGAAGCTGAACTTGAAGGTGATATCGAAATAAAACATGGAAAGGTGTTTCTTATTTTTGCATGA
- a CDS encoding SLC13 family permease, which produces MIKILTAVIVATGLYFLSTAFFEPVQSRLIGVVAFLVVLWSNEGLPLGAVSLMPLILFPVLGIVDLKTVTPNYSKPIIFLFIGGFFLALAMQKTKLHAVISAKLLSVFPNTPRGIIYSLAITSAVLSSFLSNTTVTLMLMPIAMFLTENKKLMVRFLIATAYGASIGGIFTPIGTPPNMILMGFLEDIDMKAPAFLEWMMLTAPVVIGMLIIIPYLLSFGVRDEKLEGAVKEKGKPLSKEQKNLSFILIALVVILLLNAPIKPIYSGLGLNEKLLLLGFGLLMFLFKFLKWEDTKEMPYEIVFLFGAGFSIASAFIKTGLASALAGYFQYFGNFEMFVILILIALFVSFSTEITSNTALTSIALPVFYEFSKTSEINPEIILFTATIAASYAFMLPIATPPNAIIMSSRVIKVKEMAKIGFLVNLIGVVLVSLVAIFFWRGYFGN; this is translated from the coding sequence CGTTATAGTAGCAACTGGGCTCTATTTTCTTTCAACTGCCTTTTTCGAACCTGTGCAGTCACGACTCATAGGTGTCGTAGCTTTTCTGGTCGTTCTTTGGAGTAATGAAGGGCTTCCTCTTGGAGCTGTTTCTCTTATGCCCCTTATACTGTTTCCTGTGCTGGGAATAGTTGATCTAAAAACCGTAACTCCGAATTATTCGAAACCTATAATCTTTCTATTTATCGGAGGATTTTTTCTTGCCCTTGCAATGCAAAAAACTAAGCTTCATGCCGTAATATCTGCAAAACTGCTTTCAGTATTTCCAAACACACCCAGAGGCATAATATACTCTCTTGCTATAACTTCTGCAGTTTTGAGCTCTTTTTTGTCAAATACAACAGTAACACTTATGCTTATGCCCATTGCAATGTTTTTGACTGAAAATAAAAAGCTGATGGTCAGATTTTTGATAGCTACTGCATACGGGGCGAGTATCGGAGGTATCTTCACACCGATTGGAACACCGCCGAATATGATACTTATGGGATTTTTAGAAGATATAGATATGAAAGCACCGGCTTTTCTGGAGTGGATGATGCTGACTGCTCCGGTAGTTATCGGTATGCTGATAATCATTCCGTATCTGCTCTCATTTGGCGTAAGAGATGAAAAGCTTGAAGGAGCTGTGAAAGAGAAAGGAAAGCCTCTTTCGAAAGAGCAGAAAAATCTTTCATTTATTCTTATTGCTCTTGTAGTTATATTACTTCTAAATGCGCCCATAAAGCCTATATACAGCGGTCTCGGACTGAACGAAAAACTTCTTTTACTCGGATTTGGTCTGTTGATGTTTCTGTTTAAATTTCTTAAATGGGAAGATACGAAAGAGATGCCTTATGAGATAGTCTTTCTTTTCGGAGCTGGTTTTAGTATAGCCAGTGCCTTTATAAAAACCGGACTTGCTTCGGCTCTTGCCGGATATTTTCAATATTTTGGCAACTTTGAAATGTTTGTTATACTGATACTGATTGCACTTTTTGTCTCTTTTTCTACCGAAATCACGAGTAATACGGCACTTACTTCCATTGCTCTGCCTGTTTTTTACGAATTTTCCAAAACATCAGAAATAAATCCGGAAATCATCCTCTTTACGGCTACCATAGCCGCAAGCTATGCCTTTATGCTTCCGATTGCCACACCGCCGAATGCCATCATTATGTCAAGTCGTGTTATAAAAGTTAAAGAGATGGCGAAAATCGGATTTTTGGTAAATCTTATCGGTGTAGTGCTTGTCTCTTTGGTTGCGATATTTTTCTGGAGAGGGTATTTTGGGAATTAG